Genomic DNA from Nitrosospira lacus:
TTCGACGACAAGCTGTTACAGCTCGCGGAAAAGACCGCCAGAATCCTGGGTGCCAAAAACTGTTCCATCATGCTTTTAAATGATGGCGAATCCGAGAATCCGCGCATGAGAGTTTGTGCCAGCTATGGTTCGCTGCCGGCAGCCGCGTACAAGGAATCCGTACGCAAGGGGGAGGGCATTGCAGGATATGTCGTTGCCACCGGAAAATCATTATTCATCGAGGATATCAATAAATCGGAGTTCGCCAATCAGGCGCGGCGCACCAATGATTCCCATAAAAGTCTGCTTTGCTCGCCAATACAAATTAACACTTGCATAGCAGGCGTGGTCAATGTCACGGGTTGCAATAACGAAGCATCCTTCAAACCGGGTGACCTGAATCTGCTTGATGTCATTGCCCTGTTCATCGGCAAATCGATTCAGACGATGCAACTTCAGAGCATACTGAATTCACGTTTCGCCCAGTTGGCGCTGATACAGGAGACCCAAAAAAAAATGAGCAATTCACTGGGAAGTGCTTTGCATAATCCGGATCAGATTGCAAAAATCATGGCAAAATCCTTCTATAAGGAAATGATCCGCCTGGGTTTCGGCTCGGGCCAAGTCATCAATGTTGCGTCGGATATCATTGCTCAGTTGAACACTCATTTGCAGCGGCACAGCAAACGTATGAAGCGGGGGCAAAAAGAGTCCCCCGATGAAACCCCATAACAATTTCAGTAATCCCTGTTTAGAGATTCCTAGGAAATCGCCACAAACCTCGCCTCTGATGGCACGCCCTGATTATCGACCACGAACAGCATATAGGACCCCGGTGGCGCGATATTGCCATGAGCGGGCGCCTGGGTTTCCAGGGTGCTGGCGGTACGGGAGCCAATCGGCAGTTTGATATATCGCTGTCCGGCATCGGTGGGGTGCGTCACCGAAATTGGTGCAATCAACACCACTGCATTGATATCCGCGGCTTGTGGCGTTTCAATCACAAAAGCGCTCGCATAGGTGACAGAGCAGGGGGCGCATTCGCTATCACCGGGCGCGCACCCAGACTTAGATAGCCGGGCGAGTAAAGCTCCACCGAATGCTGGTCGGGGTCCGTCGTGCCGGGGGCAACGCCGCCCGCTGCCAGAACTCTTCCATCCGGCAGCAGAATGCACACCGAGTGGTACTGGCGGGGAAAGTTTAGCGGGGCGCCGGGCGTCCAGGTATTCGCAGCCGGATCGTAGGTCTCTGTTTCGAGCACCGGGGTGGGTGACCATTTCTGACCATTGCTGTGACCGCCTATGATGAGTATCCTGCCCGTGGGTAGCGCCACGGCATTGACATTTGTTCGGCCGAAATTCATATCCGCGATACGCGCCCATGCCGAGCCTGCAATACCGCCGCTGAATTCAATCACTTCGGCGGTAGCATTATTGCGTGCCGTGGCGGGGCCGGACACGCCGCCTCCAAAGACATACAGGCTCGTGTGTTCCGGGCTCACGGTTGTGTCGATCATGAGGAGGCTCATGCCTTCCTGGCGGTCATAAAACTGCTGCTGCCCATAGTCGGTTGCGGAATAGTCGCGTCCTCATGTTCCATGTTTCTCATGCAGTCAAGCCGATGTTTATGATGCTCGGCATCATCCGGCGCGACAGGGCTGTAATTCGGTACCGCTTCGATTTTCAGGTAGATGTGTCTGATTTGCATGATCCCGGTCTCCTATTTGTCGTAAGCATCAAGATTAAAAATAGCAAAGATCCAGATAGATACAAGGAGGGAACAGGTGCCTTTAGCCGAAAGCTTCCGATTATGCTGATTGAGATATACTGATATACATTCTGAAAGGAGGGAAGCATGGCCGAGATTGTTCTCGTGCACGGCATTGACCAGCAGCAAAAATCCGCTGACAAACTGGAAAGCGCGTGGTTGCCCGCGCTGGCGGGCGGTGTGCGGGATGCCGGGTTTGCGGATGTGGCGGACCGGATTTGGCGCAACGCCGGAAAGCCCGGCAGCATCGAAACACGGATGGCATTCTATGGCAGCCTCTTCCTTGTGCCAGGTCAGCAGGGCGATGATCCCGCAGAATTTACATCCGAAGAGGCGCAGTTCGCACAGGTTCTGGCGCTGGAATGGCTAAAGCGCGCCGCCGGGCGAGCCTCGAAGCGGAAGGTTCGGGAAACGGGTGAGCTTGAGCTGGCTTACGTAACCAGGCAGATGGGCACGGAGCAGGGCGCGGGAAGCGTTGTCCGCGGCGCTATCGGAAGTCTGGGCAAAATCTCCTGGTTTGCACCGTTCGGCATGGGCTTTGCTGAGCGCTTCGTCAATCGCTCCCTTGCCCAGGTTACGCGATATCTCACCAACGACACCATCCGTTCCGCAGCCCTCGAATCGGTATTCAAGTTGATTGGTCCTGAAACCAAAATACTGATCGGGCATTCGCTGGGCTCCGTAATTGCTTATGAAGCGGCGCACCTGATGAATAAGCCACTTCCTTTGCTATTGACGCTGGGGTCTCCCCTTGGGCTCCAGACCATCGTTTACCAGCGCTTG
This window encodes:
- a CDS encoding kelch repeat-containing protein gives rise to the protein MIDTTVSPEHTSLYVFGGGVSGPATARNNATAEVIEFSGGIAGSAWARIADMNFGRTNVNAVALPTGRILIIGGHSNGQKWSPTPVLETETYDPAANTWTPGAPLNFPRQYHSVCILLPDGRVLAAGGVAPGTTDPDQHSVELYSPGYLSLGARPVIANAPPALSPMRALL
- a CDS encoding GAF domain-containing protein; this encodes MDVSGKVENQLIKLQDISCILEEGSFDDKLLQLAEKTARILGAKNCSIMLLNDGESENPRMRVCASYGSLPAAAYKESVRKGEGIAGYVVATGKSLFIEDINKSEFANQARRTNDSHKSLLCSPIQINTCIAGVVNVTGCNNEASFKPGDLNLLDVIALFIGKSIQTMQLQSILNSRFAQLALIQETQKKMSNSLGSALHNPDQIAKIMAKSFYKEMIRLGFGSGQVINVASDIIAQLNTHLQRHSKRMKRGQKESPDETP
- a CDS encoding galactose oxidase early set domain-containing protein translates to MIETPQAADINAVVLIAPISVTHPTDAGQRYIKLPIGSRTASTLETQAPAHGNIAPPGSYMLFVVDNQGVPSEARFVAIS